A part of Puntigrus tetrazona isolate hp1 chromosome 21, ASM1883169v1, whole genome shotgun sequence genomic DNA contains:
- the c1qa gene encoding complement C1q subcomponent subunit A, with translation MQQLVFRAFLWVLLPFTLCQDNTCALDGKDGVNGVPGRGGLPGAKGEKGAPVLQDKLSSITMQELKGETGIRGSPGEPGPKGFIGAQGLKGIPGPKGPRGSSGGSDGSGGNANKKPAFSVLRNTANLASYGQPVDFDKELSNVDNDFNLRTGKFTCKVPGVYYFVFHASSEGQLCLRLKNNRNEVNSLNFCDLNPRSSSAVVSGGAVLQLTKNDNVWIEPFTKSTGKQMPKSMSAVFNGFLIHRDF, from the exons ATGCAGCAACTGGTTTTTCGTGCTTTTCTTTGGGTGCTGCTTCCCTTTACTTTATGTCAGGACAATACATGTGCATTAGATGGGAAAGATGGCGTGAATGGAGTCCCTGGCAGAGGCGGCTTACCAGGAGCAAAGGGAGAGAAAGGGGCACCAG TATTACAGGATAAACTGAGCAGTATCACAATGCAGGAACTCAAAGGAGAGACGGGAATCAGAGGCTCTCCAGGAGAACCTGGTCCAAAGGGTTTCATAGGTGCACAAGGACTAAAAGGTATCCCTGGTCCTAAGGGTCCTAGAGGATCCAGTGGTGGCAGTGATGGCAGTGGAggcaatgcaaataaaaagccAGCTTTCTCTGTGCTGCGAAACACAGCAAATTTGGCTTCATATGGTCAGCCTGTGGACTTTGATAAAGAACTTAGCAATGTTGATAATGATTTCAACCTTAGAACTGGCAAATTCACTTGCAAGGTTCCTGGGGTGTATTACTTTGTGTTTCATGCGTCATCTGAAGGACAATTATGCCTaagacttaaaaataacagGAATGAAGTGAACAGCCTGAATTTCTGTGACTTAAACCCACGATCATCATCAGCTGTTGTGTCAGGTGGAGCTGTGCTTCAACTAACTAAAAATGACAATGTATGGATTGAGCCTTTCACAAAAAGTACTGGCAAGCAAATGCCCAAAAGCATGTCAGCTGTGTTCAATGGATTTTTAATCCATCGCGACTTTTAA
- the c1qb gene encoding complement C1q subcomponent subunit B → MADKRTFVFMSAHMMLQLTIMLLLVAFSESEVCDGSRGFSGRPGIPGVPGTDGKDGAKGEKGDPGESAVPINGPKGDPGIAGLPGRPGEKGDKGLQGPLGPPGPRGERGEITDVDTLNPYFVFSLKKSSRPQRVHPDRLVTFEIPLITEAGAVLDREGYFKVQKAGMYYISYHISANGLACLKIRVEGEEKVGFCDSAGTIMVTAGSVVLPLKTDDKVSLQTTATSSIFRDTDCTFTGFLLFPMDG, encoded by the exons ATG gCAGATAAACGGACATTTGTCTTCATGTCTGCACATATGATGCTGCAGCTCACGATTATGTTGTTGCTGGTGGCTTTCTCTGAGTCAGAGGTATGTGATGGCAGCAGGGGCTTTTCTGGAAGACCAGGTATTCCAGGAGTTCCTGGTACTGATGGGAAGGATGGTGCAAAAGGAGAAAAGGGAGATCCAG GTGAGAGTGCAGTGCCGATAAATGGGCCAAAAGGAGATCCCGGAATTGCTGGACTCCCAGGCAGGCCTGGCGAGAAGGGAGACAAAGGACTACAAGGTCCGCTAGGGCCACCGGGGCCGAGGGGGGAGAGGGGAGAGATTACTGATGTTGATACTTTAAATCCgtattttgttttctctctgaaaaaaaGTTCTAGGCCACAGAGAGTTCATCCAGACAGACTAGTCACCTTTGAAATCCCACTGATCACCGAGGCAGGTGCTGTCTTAGATAGAGAAGGTTACTTTAAGGTGCAAAAAGCTGGCATGTATTACATCAGCTACCACATTTCAGCCAATGGACTTGCTTGCCTAAAGATTCGGGTAGAGGGGGAAGAGAAGGTCGGGTTCTGCGATTCAGCCGGGACAATTATGGTAACTGCAGGATCTGTGGTACTGCCACTCAAAACTGATGATAAAGTGTCTTTACAGACAACTGCAACAAGCTCTATCTTTAGAGACACTGATTGCACCTTTACAGGCTTCTTGCTCTTCCCAATGGATGGATAA
- the si:dkeyp-69c1.9 gene encoding uncharacterized protein si:dkeyp-69c1.9 encodes MATREKTISKQQRPSLRIPFGHRRRTDVLFLKNGQITSKHPRSFPMLGELPSLAGLLLYPGKREKMVTTTETEFGPKTCLKVEPKKILQCNLTLDGDRSFNTTNREDYPYYTPDGTPIVCHGRAQARESMAGQAQRCSLYQHDFPAPKRVYVRRNQVVPHPDNLAINTSMRAEYKTVQKEAFPDWNVSVHARPPPARLRRTAAADG; translated from the exons ATGGCCACTCGTGAAAAGACAATCAGCAAGCAACAGAGACCATCTTTAAGGATCCCATTTGGTCATAGACGTAGAACAGATGTACTTTTCCTCAAAAACGGTCAGATTACATCAAAACACCCACGATCCTTCCCAATGCTGGGAGAACTACCTTCTTTGGCAg GGTTACTGCTCTATCCTGGTAAGCGGGAAAAGATGGTAACCACAACAGAAACTGAATTTGGACCCAAAACCTGCCTAAAGGTAGAGCCAAAGAAGATTCTACAGTGCAACCTAACTCTAGATG GTGACAGGAGTTTTAACACAACAAATAGAGAGGATTACCCTTATTACACACCGGATGGCACTCCGATCGTGTGCCATGGAAGAGCCCAAGCAAGAGAAAGCATGGCTGGCCAAGCACAGAGATGTTCTCTGTACCAGCACGACTTCCCTGCTCCGAAACGAGTCTATGTCAGGAGAAATCAGGTCGTGCCTCATCCTGACAACCTGGCCATCAACACTTCAATGAG AGCTGAATATAAAACAGTGCAGAAAGAAGCTTTTCCAGACTGGAATGTGTCAGTGCACGCGCGTCCACCGCCGGCCCGTCTCAGAAGAACAGCTGCAGCTGACGGCTGA
- the fbxo40.2 gene encoding F-box only protein 40: MSRYRRSVPKLHRHCETCFNRRCKASIEVSVSCMVINCRLLCGASFHMCKEDEHSLLCPNEKVPCLNSHYGCPFTMCRSRLAKHLEVCPASVVCCSMEWNRWPLENPDAPLYTNLLKELHEQESLDLSMALRDQKHVCARLKMRKCFPELMEEEEEPPAVEEYDDEEETVGKETVCNGMNVNGHGDSRGGLVNGPSKACEKALKEDVVLNGPVDKDKYNLFEKMFSMEIGGCKQAEAASSNTEEKNRKKTSSKDSSKPQGASVEPEKKEVNVDFTKTGLAPWQDGVLERLGQEVKPREFNMYIVHHGRMLISFGQMDACTPRERDFVYGNLEPIPVQTLRSFKVPSSYRQKRIQLREFNTRVMTEHKCVGTSDLDMSEKDGGEMDEMFSTLLCYAEAEIRGHKISEMVATDGLYVDIATQTYNFTTAPFKSNATLNEITTGRDLKLHVDLDTEAVTLRHNKSTSAFTFLCGHFFRRDEYASHFKNVHLDIQSSLSGWFEQRCPLAYLGCTFSQRRLQPSTHRAKVSYMQDLSIFTLTPEVSASLMSDSQTNAHIKYEDSLSNLPFEVLCQIASYLDSFTLSQLALVSRLFRDICATLLQERGMVGFKWHKKSYSHGGIHWKPTKVWEFSTLFSKVGNWCIGDTPSMAEHLKRCPFYQTELKTEPFALASIFDNKGKERHSLVSLFMRRK, translated from the exons ATG AGCCGCTATAGGAGATCTGTTCCGAAGCTGCACAGACATTGTGAGACCTGTTTTAATCGGCGCTGCAAAGCCTCAATAGAAGTGTCTGTGTCATGCATGGTCATCAACTGCCGCTTGCTTTGTGGAGCATCCTTCCACATGTGTAAAGAGGATGAGCACTCTCTGCTGTGTCCCAATGAGAAGGTGCCTTGTCTTAATTCTCACTATGGCTGCCCCTTCACCATGTGTCGCTCTCGGCTGGCCAAACACCTTGAGGTGTGTCCTGCAAGCGTCGTCTGCTGCTCGATGGAGTGGAACCGTTGGCCTCTTGAGAACCCAGATGCCCCCTTGTATACAAATCTACTGAAAGAGCTCCATGAGCAAGAATCACTGGACCTTTCCATGGCACTGAGGGACCAGAAACATGTATGTGCCCGGTTGAAAATGAGGAAATGCTTTCCTGAGTTaatggaggaagaagaagagccTCCCGCAGTGGAGGAGtatgatgatgaggaggaaaCAGTAGGGAAAGAGACTGTGTGTAACGGGATGAACGTTAATGGACATGGAGATTCAAGAGGAGGCTTGGTGAATGGACCATCTAAAGCTTGTGAGAAAGCTCTGAAAGAGGATGTCGTCCTCAACGGTCCTGTTGACAAGGACAAGTACAATCTTTTCGAAAAGATGTTTAGCATGGAAATTGGTGGCTGCAAGCAGGCAGAGGCCGCGTCTTCgaatacagaagaaaagaatagaaaaaaaacgtCTTCTAAAGATTCTTCAAAGCCACAAGGAGCATCTGTAGAGCCAGAGAAAAAGGAAGTAAACGTGGATTTCACCAAAACTGGACTGGCACCTTGGCAGGATGGTGTCCTGGAGAGACTTGGGCAGGAAGTGAAACCAAGAGAGTTCAACATGTACATAGTGCATCATGGGCGTATGTTGATTTCCTTTGGTCAGATGGATGCTTGCACgcccagagagagagatttcgtTTATGGGAACTTGGAGCCAATACCAGTCCAGACTCTACGTTCCTTCAAGGTTCCCAGTAGTTACAGACAAAAACGCATTCAACTTAGAGAATTCAATACGAGAGTAATGACCGAGCACAAGTGCGTTGGCACATCTGACCTGGATATGTCTGAGAAAGATGGTGGGGAGATGGATGAGATGTTTTCAACCCTACTTTGTTATGCAGAGGCTGAGATAAGGGGCCACAAAATAAGCGAGATGGTGGCAACAGATGGACTTTATGTCGATATTGCAACACAAACTTATAATTTTACCACAGCTCCTTTTAAATCCAATGCAACCCTTAATGAAATTACAACAGGCAGAGATTTGAAACTTCACGTTGACCTCGATACAGAAGCAGTTACACTCAGACACAACAAATCAACCTCAGCTTTCACGTTCCTGTGTGGCCATTTCTTCAGGCGGGATGAATATGCCTCGCACTTTAAGAACGTGCATTTGGATATCCAGTCCTCTTTGAGTGGCTGGTTCGAGCAGAGATGTCCTCTGGCCTACCTCGGTTGCACCTTCAGTCAGAGAAGATTACAGCCCTCCACACACAGGGCCAAAGTCTCCTATATGCAAGACCTCAGTATTTTTACCCTCACACCCGAGGTTTCTGCCTCCCTTATGAGCGATTCGCAGACCAATGCACATATAAAATACGAAGATTCTCTCAGTAACCTTCCCTTCGAGGTGCTTTGCCAGATTGCTAGTTACCTGGATAGTTTCACCCTGTCCCAGCTGGCCTTAGTCTCCCGATTGTTCAGGGATATATGTGCCACACTTCTGCAGGAGAGAGGAATGGTAGGCTTTAAGTGGCATAAAAAGTCATACTCTCATGGAGGAATCCACTGGAAACCCACTAAA GTCTGGGAGTTTAGTACTCTTTTTAGCAAAGTTGGTAACTGGTGCATCGGCGACACACCATCAATGGCTGAGCACCTGAAACGCTGTCCATTCTaccaaactgaactgaaaactgAGCCTTTTGCCCTGGCCAGTATATTTGACAACAAAGGAAAGGAGAGACACAGTTTGGTTTCTTTGTTTATGAGACGCAAATAA
- the c1qc gene encoding complement C1q subcomponent subunit C codes for MFGGHIAFGTLLVGFLCLSLVSTDTCPSGGTPGLPGIPGFPGRDGREGMKGEKGDPGIPIHLDETRKKGEKGEPGSRGIPGKRGPQGDSGIPGPAGPPGEPGEAGNSDASRSHLQSAFSVTRRTKNHPEPNSLIRFSHVITNINDAFDTTEHKFVCKIPGTYYFVFHASSNDKLCVNLYHDDKKLAVFCDHIIKGNQQVSSGGLAVYLKKNEKVYLKTGTYNGLFAEGEKADSVFSGFLIHAH; via the exons ATGTTTGGTGGTCACATCGCTTTTGGAACCCTTTTAGTGGGgtttctctgcctctctctggTCTCTACCGACACTTGTCCTTCTGGAGGGACGCCGGGTTTACCAGGCATCCCTGGATTTCCTGGACGTGATGGAAGGGAAGGGATGAAGGGAGAGAAAGGAGATCCTG GGATTCCTATTCATCTTGATGAAACCAGGAAAAAGGGCGAAAAAGGAGAACCTGGAAGCAGAGGAATTCCTGGAAAGAGAGGTCCCCAGGGGGATTCCGGCATACCGGGCCCAGCCGGCCCCCCAGGAGAGCCAGGGGAAGCAGGCAATTCGGACGCTTCCAGATCTCATCTGCAGTCTGCATTCAGCGTTACCCGTCGTACAAAAAACCATCCCGAGCCAAACTCTCTGATACGCTTCAGTCATGTTATCACCAATATCAATGACGCTTTCGATACTACAGAGCACAAATTTGTGTGTAAAATTCCTGGCacttattattttgtgtttcatgcATCGTCCAATGACAAACTGTGCGTAAACCTATATCACGATGACAAGAAGCTAGCTGTTTTCTGTGACCACATTATAAAGGGCAACCAGCAGGTGAGCTCTGGTGGGCTAGcggtttatctgaaaaaaaatgagaaagtcTATCTGAAGACAGGCACATACAACGGCCTGTTTGCAGAAGGAGAGAAAGCAGACAgtgttttttcaggttttctgATTCACGCACACTGA
- the fbxo40.1 gene encoding F-box protein 40.1: MGRQRTQTSKLHRHCESCHSRRCKTPIEISVSCAIMSCRLLCGAVFHLCKEEEHMLLCPNERVPCLNVEYGCLFTMCRSNLAKHLTVCPASVVSCSMEWNRWPIEESETPEFYENILKENYTHEPLDLSMALRDQQHLFHSLKMKTLFPELIEKVAEEPSVVVPEGAVGGVPLSNGVEEAFESSSAVTEEGELTQEEREELARNPHVVNLESYNIWEKMFSMELSGCKHTIKSLEQNPETPRKEIKPQANPNRLEVLQEELPTEIESLDAPTDISQYNFMDEDKFLIATSLFACDTRPKKKLVYEHLEPMKIKIVRTFKVPTSFKAKQSRIRNPSHNKKVNASVDTSDLGVEIDDMPKWDEVQATLLCSLERELRGHLIAESMSTDALLLDTGTQTYDFYSAPFKAEASLADITADRALKLHVQVQAESVTRRHNKSSSAFTYLCNHIFRRDEFPSHYKNVHSDIQSCVSGWFEQRCPLSYLGCTFIQRRFQPSSHRAIVFYDKELSTFCLRPEVSDKLYEGIQPVNVERKRARNTDALSRLPFEVLVHVAGFLDSFTLSQLALVSHLMREVCRTLLHERGMVSLKWEKKVYSHGGWCWRARKRVWQFSNLFSTVDSWCFDKLPPISEHLKVCPYYQRENKTAPVPLTGVHEYHEKEAHRNQSLVSLFIKNK; the protein is encoded by the exons ATG GGTAGACAAAGAACCCAAACATCCAAGCTCCATCGCCATTGTGAGAGCTGTCACAGCCGGCGCTGCAAAACCCCGATTGAGATTTCTGTGTCATGTGCGATTATGAGCTGTCGTTTGCTGTGCGGTGCTGTGTTTCACCTGTGCAAGGAAGAAGAACACATGCTCTTGTGCCCCAATGAAAGGGTACCTTGTCTCAATGTTGAATATGGCTGCCTGTTCACCATGTGCCGCTCAAACCTGGCTAAGCATTTGACAGTGTGTCCCGCCAGTGTTGTCTCCTGCTCAATGGAATGGAACCGCTGGCCTATTGAAGAGTCTGAGACCCCTGAGTTTTACGAGAACATTTTGAAGGAGAACTACACTCATGAACCTCTGGATCTCTCGATGGCTCTGAGGGACCAGCAGCATCTGTTTCATTCtctcaaaatgaaaactctcTTCCCTGAACTTATTGAAAAGGTGGCTGAGGAGCCTTCGGTTGTGGTCCCGGAGGGGGCCGTGGGAGGGGTACCACTGTCAAATGGAGTTGAAGAAGCATTTGAGTCTTCAAGCGCAGTAACTGAAGAAGGTGAGCTGACTCAGGAGGAACGAGAGGAATTGGCAAGGAATCCTCATGTGGTCAATCTTGAAAGCTATAATATTTGGGAAAAAATGTTCAGCATGGAGTTAAGCGGCTGCAAGCATACAATAAAATCTTTGGAGCAAAATCCCGAAACCCCTCGCAAAGAAATAAAGCCACAAGCCAACCCAAATAGGTTGGAAGTCTTACAGGAAGAGCTGCCAACGGAGATCGAAAGTCTTGATGCCCCTACTGACATCAGTCAATACAACTTCATGGACGAAGACAAATTCCTCATCGCCACATCCCTGTTTGCATGTGACACGAGACCCAAGAAGAAACTTGTCTACGAACATTTAGAGCCCATGAAGATTAAAATAGTCAGAACTTTCAAAGTCCCGACCAGCTTCAAAGCCAAACAAAGTCGCATTCGAAACCCCTCGCATAACAAGAAGGTGAACGCAAGCGTAGACACATCTGACCTAGGTGTTGAAATTGATGACATGCCAAAATGGGATGAAGTTCAAGCTACTCTCTTATGCTCTTTGGAGCGGGAACTACGGGGCCATCTCATAGCTGAATCCATGTCCACAGATGCCCTTCTTCTGGACACTGGAACACAGACGTATGATTTCTACTCTGCACCTTTTAAAGCAGAGGCTTCACTGGCTGACATCACTGCTGACCGGGCTTTGAAACTCCACGTCCAAGTTCAGGCCGAGAGCGTCACCAGAAGACACAACAAATCCAGCTCTGCGTTTACGTACCTCTGCAACCACATATTCAGACGGGATGAGTTTCCTTCACACTACAAGAACGTTCACTCTGACATCCAGAGCTGCGTCAGTGGATGGTTTGAACAGCGATGCCCTCTCTCCTACCTTGGCTGCACTTTTATTCAGAGAAGGTTTCAGCCCAGCTCTCACAGAGCGATTGTTTTCTACGACAAGGAGCTCAGCACTTTCTGCCTCCGACCAGAGGTCTCAGATAAACTGTATGAAGGTATACAACCGGTGAATGTGGAAAGGAAGCGTGCACGCAATACAGATGCTCTGAGCAGGCTGCCTTTTGAGGTTCTAGTCCATGTTGCTGGATTTCTTGACAGCTTCACCCTGTCCCAGCTGGCTCTGGTTTCTCATCTCATGAGAGAGGTATGCAGGACCTTGCTTCATGAAAGAGGAATGGTTTCACTGAAGTGGGAGAAGAAGGTCTACTCTCATGGTGGATGGTGCTGGAGAGCCAGAAAGAGG GTCTGGCAGTTTAGTAACCTGTTCTCCACTGTGGACAGCTGGTGCTTTGACAAATTGCCTCCGATTTCTGAACATCTAAAGGTTTGTCCATACTACCAGAGAGAGAATAAGACAGCACCTGTTCCTTTAACTGGTGTTCATGAGTATCATGAGAAGGAAGCGCACAGGAATCAGAGTCTAGTCTCCTTGTTCATAAAAAACAAGTAG